A window of Chlorocebus sabaeus isolate Y175 chromosome 14, mChlSab1.0.hap1, whole genome shotgun sequence contains these coding sequences:
- the KCNF1 gene encoding voltage-gated potassium channel regulatory subunit KCNF1, producing MDGSGERSLPEPGSQSSAASDDIEIVVNVGGVRQVLYGDLLSQYPETRLAELINCLAGGYDTIFSLCDDYDPGKREFYFDRDPDAFKCVIEVYYFGEVHMKKGICPICFKNEMDFWKVDLKFLDDCCKSHLSEKREELEEIARRVQLILDDLGVDAAEGRWRRCQKCVWKFLEKPESSCPARVVAVLSFLLILVSSVVMCMGTIPELQVLDAEGNRVEHPTLENVETACIGWFTLEYLLRLFSSPNKLHFALSFMNIVDVLAILPFYVSLTLTHLGARMMELTNVQQAVQALRIMRIARIFKLARHSSGLQTLTYALKRSFKELGLLLMYLAVGIFVFSALGYTMEQSHPETLFKSIPQSFWWAIITMTTVGYGDIYPKTTLGKLNAAISFLCGVIAIALPIHPIINNFVRYYNKQRVLETAAKHELELMELNSSSGGEGKTGGSRSDLDNLPPEPAGKEAPSCSSRLKLSHSDTFIPLLTEEKHHRTRLQSCK from the coding sequence ATGGACGGGTCCGGGGAGCGCAGCCTCCCGGAGCCCGGCAGCCAGAGCTCCGCAGCCAGCGACGACATCGAGATAGTCGTCAACGTGGGGGGCGTGCGGCAGGTACTGTACGGGGACCTCCTCAGCCAGTACCCTGAGACCAGGCTGGCGGAGCTCATCAACTGCTTGGCGGGGGGCTACGACACCATCTTCTCTCTGTGCGACGACTACGACCCCGGCAAGCGCGAGTTCTACTTTGACAGGGACCCGGACGCCTTCAAGTGTGTCATCGAGGTGTACTATTTCGGGGAGGTCCACATGAAGAAGGGCATCTGCCCCATCTGCTTCAAGAACGAGATGGACTTCTGGAAGGTGGATCTCAAGTTCCTGGACGACTGTTGCAAGAGCCACCTGAGCGAGAAGCGCGAGGAACTGGAGGAGATCGCGCGCCGCGTGCAGCTCATCTTGGACGACCTGGGCGTGGACGCGGCCGAAGGCCGCTGGCGCCGCTGCCAGAAGTGCGTCTGGAAGTTCCTGGAGAAGCCCGAGTCGTCGTGCCCGGCGCGGGTGGTGGCCGTGCTCTCCTTCCTGCTCATCCTCGTCTCATCTGTGGTCATGTGCATGGGCACCATCCCCGAGCTGCAGGTGCTGGACGCCGAGGGCAACCGCGTGGAGCACCCAACGCTGGAGAACGTGGAGACGGCATGCATAGGCTGGTTCACCCTGGAGTACCTGCTGCGCCTCTTCTCGTCGCCCAATAAGCTGCACTTCGCGCTGTCCTTCATGAATATCGTGGATGTGCTGGCCATCCTCCCCTTCTATGTGAGCCTCACGCTCACGCACCTGGGTGCCCGCATGATGGAACTGACCAACGTGCAGCAGGCCGTGCAGGCGCTGCGGATCATGCGCATCGCGCGCATCTTCAAGCTGGCCCGCCACTCCTCGGGCCTGCAGACCCTCACCTATGCCCTCAAGCGCAGCTTCAAGGAACTGGGGCTGCTGCTCATGTACCTGGCAGTAGGCATCTTCGTCTTCTCTGCCCTAGGCTACACCATGGAGCAAAGCCACCCAGAGACCCTGTTTAAGAGCATCCCCCAGTCCTTCTGGTGGGCCATCATTACCATGACCACCGTCGGCTACGGGGACATCTACCCCAAGACCACGCTGGGCAAGCTCAACGCAGCCATCAGCTTCTTGTGTGGCGTCATCGCCATCGCCCTGCCCATCCACCCTATCATCAACAACTTTGTCAGGTACTACAACAAGCAGCGCGTCCTGGAGACAGCGGCCAAGCACGAGCTGGAGCTGATGGAACTCAACTCCAGCAGTGGGGGCGAGGGCAAGACCGGAGGCTCCCGCAGTGACCTGGACAACCTCCCTCCAGAGCCTGCAGGGAAGGAGGCGCCGAGCTGCAGCAGCCGGCTGAAGCTCTCCCACAGTGACACCTTCATCCCCCTCCTGACCGAGGAGAAGCACCACAGGACCCGGCTCCAGAGTTGCAAGTGA